The Vidua macroura isolate BioBank_ID:100142 chromosome 4, ASM2450914v1, whole genome shotgun sequence genome window below encodes:
- the HMGB2 gene encoding high mobility group protein B2 has protein sequence MGKGDPNKPRGKMSSYAYFVQTCREEHKKKHPDSSVNFAEFSRKCSERWKTMSSKEKGKFEEMAKGDKARYDREMKNYVPPKGEKKGKKKDPNAPKRPPSAFFLFCSEHRPKIKNEHPGLSIGDTAKKLGEMWSEQSAKDKQPYEQKAAKLKEKYEKDIAAYRAKSKSDAGKKGPGRPAGSKKKAEPEEEEEEEEEDEEEEEEDEDEE, from the exons ATGGGCAAAGGCGACCCCAATAAGCCGCGGGGCAAGATGTCCTCGTACGCGTACTTCGTGCAGACGTGCCGCGAGGAGCACAAGAAGAAGCACCCGGACTCGTCCGTCAACTTCGCAGAGTTCTCGCGGAAGTGCTCGGAGCGGTGGAAg ACAATGTCaagcaaggaaaaaggaaaatttgaagAAATGGCTAAAGGAGACAAAGCTCGTTATGATAGGGAGATGAAAAACTATGTTCCTCCCAAAGGcgagaagaagggaaagaaaaaggaccccaaCGCTCCTAAAAGACCACC GTCTGcgttcttccttttctgttctgaaCACCGTCCGAAAATCAAAAACGAACATCCTGGCTTGTCTATTGGAGATACAGCAAAGAAACTAGGTGAAATGTGGTCTGAACAGTCGGCCAAAGATAAACAGCCATATGAACAGAAGGCTGCAAAACTAAAGGAGAAGTATGAAAAG GATATTGCAGCATATCGTGCCAAGAGCAAGAGTGATGCAGGAAAGAAGGGCCCAGGTAGGCCTGCAGGATCTAAGAAGAAAGCAGaaccagaggaggaggaggaagaagaggaagaggatgaggaagaggaggaagaagatgagGATGAAGAATAA